CGGGCTGATCAAGCCCAAGGCCTATGTGGTGCTCAAGTCCGGCCAGGCCGCCACGCTGGACGAGCTGAAGGCCCACGTGAAGGCGCAGCTCGCGCCCTACAAGTACCCGCGCTGGATCGAGTTCGTGCCCGAGCTGCCCAAGACGGCCACCGGCAAGATCCAGCGGTTCCGGCTGCGTGCTTCACAATGAGCGCCTGCTTCTACGGGTAAATCATGGGGCGCGGCCCCATTCACCTGCGGTAAATTTACTTTAAGCCTAAACAAAAGGAGACCTCCATGACCTCTCGCCGCCTCGTTCTCACCCGCAGTGCCGCCGTCATCGGCGCCGCATCCACCGGCCTGCTGCTGCCCAGCATCGTGCGCGCCCAGTCCAGCAAGGTGCGCGTGGGCTTCATGCTGCCCTACACCGGCACCTTCGCGCCGCTGGGCGTGGCGATCGAGAACGGCTTTCGCATGGCCATCGACGAGCAGGGCGGCAAGCTCGGCGGGCGCGAGATCGAGTGGTTCAAGGTGGACGACGAGTCCGAGCCGTCCAAGGGCATCGAGAACGCATCCAAGCTGGTGCAGCGCGACAAGGTGGACGTGCTGGTCGGCACCGTGCACTCGGGCGTGCAGATGGGCATCCAGAAGGTCGCGCGCGACAGCGGCGTGCTCAGCATCATCCCCAATGCCGGCGTGCATGCCGCCACCCGCGCGCTGTGCGCGCCCAACGTGTTCCGCACCAGCTTCACCAACTCGCAGCCCACGCTCGCCCTGGGCAAGCCGATGATGGAGCGCGGCCTCAAGAAGACGGTCTGGATCACCTGGAAGTACGCGGCCGGCGACGAGGCCTTCGAGGGCTTCCGCGACGGCTACACCAAAGCCGGCGGCACCGTGGTCAAGGAACTCGGCCTGCCCTTCCCCAACGTGGAGTTCCAGGCGCTGCTGACCGAGATCGCCGCGCTCAAGCCCGATGCCGTGGCCTGCTTCTTCGCCGGCGGCGGCGCGGTCAAGTTCATCAAGGACTACGCGGCAGCCGGCCTCAAGGACAAGATCCCGCTGTGGGGCTCGGGCTTCCTGACCGAGGGCGTGCTCGACGCCGTCGGCCCGGCCGGCGAAGGCATCATGAGCACCATGCACTACAGCGACTCGCTGGACACGCCGCGCAACA
This Variovorax terrae DNA region includes the following protein-coding sequences:
- a CDS encoding ABC transporter substrate-binding protein, with amino-acid sequence MTSRRLVLTRSAAVIGAASTGLLLPSIVRAQSSKVRVGFMLPYTGTFAPLGVAIENGFRMAIDEQGGKLGGREIEWFKVDDESEPSKGIENASKLVQRDKVDVLVGTVHSGVQMGIQKVARDSGVLSIIPNAGVHAATRALCAPNVFRTSFTNSQPTLALGKPMMERGLKKTVWITWKYAAGDEAFEGFRDGYTKAGGTVVKELGLPFPNVEFQALLTEIAALKPDAVACFFAGGGAVKFIKDYAAAGLKDKIPLWGSGFLTEGVLDAVGPAGEGIMSTMHYSDSLDTPRNKQFRLNYAKTFRLQPDVYGVQGYDSGLLLIQGANAVKGDLGNKKALYAAMEGAVIDSPRGKWTMSRAHNPVQDIYLRRVEKGENKVIGVAAKALSDSGAGCKMA